In Debaryomyces hansenii CBS767 chromosome A complete sequence, a genomic segment contains:
- a CDS encoding DEHA2D04928p (similar to CA3505|IPF11372 Candida albicans), whose translation MSIADGEYEIDLSAFLNKDHSYERDISLGIRYGFRPDSMDQTSPLTLYQTDQESLIQAKTVDGSGDNMIIFEGNPKRSGPSKNPANETYFLTVSPTGDNQIVLKKLDNTIRVSKSRNVAKWERKIESWNKENDSRQNRNIHIPKIDERSSRTDKGPAKASKRPPANNSKIKSNAVIVDSDEESGFIDDGMNDSEFPDIHFDSIPQEAHIPKKASTAQTPVSTSKIRPEVISDKEDKSKPVSKPAPKPAPKPAPKSRPKSKVNVESSSKRLSQAPSKPDLKDIPPKKPQEDNSDLDIDDDFKDLEDQLREVLEEDGNQAANKSQSTALVDEDDDESDADDYNYPSQAPIKINFEEGGLSKNSRPTLSKSFSGDSQSKPMSLKDLVGNRRKVDEDPSSEEE comes from the coding sequence ATGTCGATAGCAGATGGAGAGTATGAGATTGATCTTTCGGcttttttgaataaagatCATTCATATGAACGAGATATTTCACTTGGCATAAGATATGGATTTAGACCTGATTCAATGGATCAGACTAGTCCACTTACATTATATCAGACGGATCAAGAGAGTTTAATACAAGCTAAGACAGTAGACGGTTCGGGGGATaatatgataatatttgaGGGGAATCCAAAGAGGCTGGGACCTTCCAAGAATCCTGCAAATGAGACGTATTTCCTCACGGTGTCACCAACGGGGGACAACCAGATTGTGTTGAAAAAGTTGGATAACACGATTCGAGTTTCGAAATCACGCAATGTTGCCAAGTGGGAAAGAAAGATCGAATCGTGGAATAAAGAGAATGATAGTCGACAAAATAGGAATATACACATTCCAAAAATAGATGAGAGGTCTTCTCGGACGGATAAAGGACCAGCCAAGGCATCTAAAAGGCCACCGGCcaataattccaaaattaaAAGTAATGCAGTCATTGTTGATTCTGATGAGGAATCGGGTTTCATTGATGATGGCATGAATGACTCGGAATTCCCCGatattcattttgattCGATTCCTCAAGAAGCACATATACCTAAGAAAGCGTCGACCGCTCAGACTCCCGTAAGTACTTCCAAGATACGCCCAGAAGTGATATCAGACAAAGAGGATAAACTGAAACCAGTATCGAAACCAGCACCGAAACCAGCACCGAAACCAGCACCGAAACTGCGTCCAAAATCCAAGGTCAATGTGGAATCCAGTTCAAAACGCCTTTCCCAAGCACCTTCAAAGCCAGACTTGAAGGATATACCTCCAAAGAAACCACAAGAAGATAATTCAGATTTAGACATTGACGATGATTTTAAAGATTTAGAAGATCAATTACGGGAGGTATTAGAGGAAGATGGAAATCAAGCTGCAAATAAGTCACAATCCACTGCCCTTGTTGAcgaagatgacgatgaaagTGATGCAGATGATTACAATTATCCCTCGCAGGCTCCAATCAAgatcaattttgaagaaggtGGTTTGAGTAAAAATAGTCGTCCCACTTTAAGTAAATCATTCTCCGGAGACTCTCAAAGTAAGCCAATGAGTTTGAAGGATTTAGTGGGTAACCGAAGAAAGGTCGATGAGGACCCAAGCagcgaagaagaataa
- a CDS encoding DEHA2D04906p (some similarities with uniprot|P14832 Saccharomyces cerevisiae YDR155C CPR1 Cytoplasmic peptidyl-prolyl cis-trans isomerase) — protein sequence MKRAVEEESSSSSDSSDDDLVGPSLNDIPSKFENPQLVKKRKKKTIIDESKLIENIQFNEEYGDSYTQEANISCVALNPIDDSILVAGLKNGAVKFWRKKSTTGDGKNKDNNKEDKETYTGQLEFIKQFSAHPQKEVSQLIIDIDGARLASIAKNDSNVKIFDLITLDMIQVLNLNFIPSTRSNYVSCWYKSRNTNHLVISEQDTNKIHILNPDDDDFEIIKTIHRNPLNVINYNPKYQCIISADIKGIVEYWTPQEENTPKSVQFKYKSETDLLEFAKNKSPPSCINFSPDFETFVSISYPDNCIRLFDFKSGKLLKSYDESIKAYEKNETNIQLKLINSERKLYIDDPEDILKQGNIIFDESGKFLLFGTLLGIKILSLQTNKVIRVLGTSDQLQLNLRFHQLALSNKSSISNFSMEMLSSNNSILNSSLNKVPILICSAVNSDKLYLFNTLQTPRHNDIDLTVKVKGKKQKPVAVNKSSKIILHTTLGDIKLKLFNELVPKTTENFIKLCEKGYYNSTIFHRVIKTFMIQAGDPLGNGTGGESYWGGYIKDEFNSLLRHSKPFMVSMANSGPNTNGSQFFITTEKAPWLDNKHTIFGEVTDGFEAVKSIEDIETDSDDKPLDQVILLSTSLED from the coding sequence ATGAAAAGGGCTGTAGAGGAAGAAAGTTCTTCGTCGTCTGATAGcagtgatgatgatttggTTGGACCTTCATTGAATGATATACCGtctaaatttgaaaatccTCAACTAGTAAAGAAACGAAAGAAAAAAACGataattgatgaatcaaaaCTTATAGAAAATATACAGTTCAATGAAGAGTACGGTGATTCGTATACGCAAGAAGCAAATATAAGTTGTGTTGCTTTAAATCCTATTGATGATTCAATCTTAGTTGCAGGTTTAAAAAATGGTGCAGTGAAATTTTGGCGCAAGAAGTCAACTACAGGTGATGgtaaaaataaagataataataaagaagataaagaGACTTATACTGGACaacttgaatttatcaaacaatTCTCGGCCCATCCTCAGAAGGAAGTTTCCCAGttaattattgatatcGATGGGGCAAGATTGGCCAgtattgcaaaaaatgATTCCAATGTTAAAATCTTCGATTTGATAACATTAGACATGATACAAGTCcttaatttgaattttatacCAAGCACAAGGTCGAATTACGTTAGTTGCTGGTACAAGTCTAGGAACACAAATCATCTAGTAATAAGTGAACAGGAtactaataaaattcatattctAAATCCCGATGATGACGACTTCGAAATAATTAAGACCATTCATAGAAACCCGTTGAACGTCATAAATTATAACCCTAAGTACCAATGTATTATATCTGCTGATATCAAGGGTATAGTTGAATACTGGACACCGCAAGAGGAGAATACACCAAAATCTGtacaattcaaatataaatcgGAGACTGACTTACTTGAATTTGCTAAGAATAAGTCACCACCATCGTGTATAAATTTTTCTCCTGATTTTGAAACGTTTGTAAGTATTTCGTATCCTGATAACTGCATACgattatttgatttcaagTCTGGaaagttattgaaatcatATGATGAATCTATAAAGGCATATGAAAAGaatgaaacaaatattCAGCTAAAACTTATCAATTCAGAAAGAAAGTTATACATAGATGATCCAGAAGATATACTTAAACAaggaaatattatttttgatgaGAGTGGAAAATTTTTACTTTTTGGAACCTTACTAGGTATTAAAATCTTGAGCTTGCAAACTAATAAGGTGATTAGAGTTCTTGGTACTTCTGATCAATTACAGCTTAATCTAAGGTTTCATCAACTAGCATTGTCTAACAAATCCTCAATTAGCAATTTCAGTATGGAAATGTTGTCTTCTAACAATTCGATCCTTAATTCTAGTTTGAATAAGGttccaattttaatatGTTCAGCAGTTAACTCAGATAAGCTTTATTTGTTTAACACCTTGCAGACACCACGCCATAATGACATTGATTTGACTGTCAAAGTCAAAGGtaaaaaacaaaaaccTGTCGCAGTgaataaatcatcaaaaataatattgcaTACTACTTTAGGAGATATCAAactaaaattatttaacgAGTTAGTTCCTAAGACAACCGAAAACTTTATCAAGCTTTGTGAAAAGGGTTACTACAATTCCACTATTTTTCATCGTGTGATTAAAACTTTCATGATTCAAGCTGGTGACCCTCTAGGTAATGGGACCGGTGGAGAATCATATTGGGGTGGATACATTAAGgatgaatttaattcattattaagaCATTCTAAACCGTTCATGGTGAGTATGGCTAACTCGGGACCTAATACAAACGGGtctcaatttttcataacTACTGAAAAGGCTCCATGGCTCGACAATAAACATACAATTTTTGGAGAGGTCACAGACGGTTTTGAGGCTgttaaatcaattgaagatataGAAACAGACTCCGATGATAAGCCTTTGGATCAAGTTATTTTGCTCTCTACTAGCTTAGAAGATTAA
- a CDS encoding DEHA2D04796p (some similarities with CA5367|CaRIM101 Candida albicans) has product MSFNLHPISYLDADTNAGRPGNDQGTGNGHGHGAGHEHGNGYRMFDSDLNLDIDGISTGSPLTSSQSTNDSPQSSFTSQSSENSPHQKGEYMKFFGEGDKDIRGSGLSEGSYDVPTMIVEDEGSVETKIAGGETTSGVDRDDGSVKPKKIYRKVKDEDMKGPFKCHWNDCAVIFDTPELLYDHLCDDHVGRKSSNNLSLTCYWDNCLVTTVKRDHITSHLRVHVPLKPFHCDVCPKSFKRPQDLKKHSKIHADDHPKKLKKAHRRQQEEHDHEREYEHEHEHEQEQYRQSHFHNPSHSQPQSQSHQFQTMQPYPFDNMLNYDINYQMYPSMQSDMAMMNDGVDRKRRFDNGNNNMVNNILNDFNFHNISAMAPDYSNKKVKVEPSYNLDMFNKLNSFDDRYISSHPHQHQAQAPPHHAHPQHQQQQYPNNVNSQNLLEAEKFFNSLSSSIDLQYQKLSTNYQYKPQPQQLYPSVPQISKTNDNGMGGHNGGVPPNFPQVNRSFNYQANHPISMEFGGVSNFQKSAKPLEEASSEDKETDDAIESLNKLSINEFKLDDVAKHKQMVDSVIAYLANMKKTIVANKEIETKSSPEDTYSASQLSEKEGLSRNLYPKIASF; this is encoded by the coding sequence ATGAGCTTTAATTTACATCCAATATCATATTTAGATGCAGATACGAATGCAGGGAGACCTGGAAACGATCAGGGAACCGGTAATGGACATGGGCATGGCGCCGGACATGAACATGGAAATGGGTACAGAATGTTTGATTCGGACCTCAATTTGGACATAGATGGAATTTCGACCGGATCGCCGCTTACGAGCTCACAGAGCACAAACGACTCACCACAGTCGTCATTTACGTCGCAATCGAGCGAAAACTCGCCGCACCAGAAGGGTGAGTACATGAAGTTCTTTGGGGAGGGAGATAAAGATATTCGTGGGTCGGGATTAAGTGAAGGCAGCTACGATGTTCCCACGATGATAGTAGAAGATGAGGGGAGTGTGGAGACCAAAATAGCGGGTGGAGAAACGACAAGCGGAGTAGACAGAGACGATGGAAGCGTCAAACCAAAGAAGATCTACCGCAAGGTGAAGGATGAGGATATGAAGGGGCCATTCAAGTGTCACTGGAATGATTGTGCTGTTATTTTTGATACGCCGGAGTTGTTGTACGATCACTTGTGTGATGACCATGTTGGAAGAAAATCGTCCAACAACTTGTCATTGACATGCTACTGGGATAATTGTTTGGTCACCACCGTGAAGAGGGACCATATCACGTCGCATTTGAGGGTACATGTTCCGCTCAAGCCGTTCCATTGTGATGTGTGTCCTAAGTCATTCAAGAGGCCTCAggatttgaagaaacaCTCGAAGATCCATGCCGACGACCATCctaagaaattgaagaaggcCCATCGCAGACAACAAGAGGAACACGATCACGAACGAGAATACGAGCACGAACACGAACACGAACAAGAACAATATCGCCAACTGCACTTTCACAATCCATCCCACTCACAACCTCAACTGCAATCACATCAGTTTCAGACCATGCAACCTTATCCATTTGACAACATGTTAAACTACGACATAAATTACCAGATGTATCCTTCCATGCAATCGGATATGGCAATGATGAACGATGGTGTAGACCGTAAGAGAAGATTTGATAACGGTAACAATAACATGGTCAATAATATCttgaatgatttcaatttccaCAATATCTCAGCCATGGCCCCAGATTACAGCAACAAGAAGGTTAAAGTTGAGCCAAGCTACAATTTGGATAtgttcaataaattgaacAGCTTTGACGATCGTTATATCCTGTCACATCCACATCAACACCAGGCACAAGCACCACCACATCATGCTCATCCAcaacatcaacaacaacaataccCTAATAATGTTAATTCACAAAACTTACTtgaagctgaaaaattcttcaattcattgTCTTCGTCGATCGATTTACAATACCAAAAGTTATCTACTAATTACCAATACAAACCACAACCACAACAATTATATCCTTCCGTTCCACAAATTTCGAAGACAAATGATAATGGCATGGGCGGTCATAATGGAGGAGTTCCACCTAACTTTCCTCAAGTCAATAGATCGTTCAACTATCAAGCCAACCATCCAATATCAATGGAATTCGGTGGTGTCAGCAACTTCCAAAAGTCAGCTAAGCCACTCGAGGAAGCTTCTTCtgaagataaagaaacTGATGACGCCATCGAATCGcttaataaattgtcaattaatgaatttaaattagaCGATGTTGCAAAGCATAAGCAAATGGTTGATTCGGTTATCGCTTACTTGGCaaatatgaagaagacAATAGTTGCAAATAAAGAGATCGAAACGAAATCGTCTCCAGAAGACACTTATCTGGCGTCCCAATTATCTGAGAAGGAGGGATTGCTGAGGAATTTGTACCCAAAAATTGCTTCATTTTAA
- a CDS encoding DEHA2D04818p (similar to uniprot|Q12093 Saccharomyces cerevisiae YDL033C SLM3 Mitochondrial protein with a potential role in protein synthesis): protein MSALRGITRSSFNNLKVRTRYLHNSSLSKLMTNEVSTNYMQPEPNANDEIIVAMSSGVDSSVCAALYAEKYKNVRGIYMANWSQTAKCTESDWNDVKKICNDLNIPCERVNFEKEYWNEVFQPMVQMYEKGLTPNPDVGCNKYVKFGKMIEHLTKKFSNNQKWWLVTGHYARIMKCQTSNEYNLLRGYYKSKDQSYYLANIPKRVLSQVLMPIGHLTKPNVRELAKGYNLHTAKKPDSQGLCFVSQDENNFRNFLNEYIAPNPGNIITEDGKIWGQHQGLWHATIGQKSGISMPQGDPRYKGIWFISEKRYDTNELVIVKGNNNDRLFKKGLKVKEWSWLMDDISAISEKCEEGNLSVQYRSLQEPEIINSIKISQSDVDIELVKKARAMAPGQNIVLYEGNRVLGSGILEETYL from the coding sequence ATGTCTGCTCTTCGAGGTATAACCAGGTCATCATTCAATAACTTGAAGGTACGGACAAGGTATTTGCATAACAGCAGTCTTCTGAAACTTATGACAAATGAAGTATCTACCAATTATATGCAACCAGAACCAAATGCTAATGATGAGATTATAGTGGCTATGAGTTCGGGAGTTGATTCATCAGTATGTGCCGCATTATATGCTGAGAAATATAAGAACGTAAGAGGAATATATATGGCTAATTGGTCACAAACTGCTAAATGTACAGAATCGGATTGGAATGAtgtgaaaaaaatttgtaatgatttgaatattccTTGTGAAAGGGTAaactttgaaaaagaatattggaATGAGGTTTTTCAACCGATGGTTCAAATGTATGAAAAGGGTCTTACTCCAAACCCGGACGTTGGGTGTAATAAATACGTCAAATTTGGGAAAATGATTGAGCATCTCACCAAGAAATTTCTGAATAACCAAAAGTGGTGGCTTGTGACGGGTCATTATGCAAGGATAATGAAGTGTCAAACGAGtaatgaatataatttattgagAGGATATTATAAGTCGAAAGATCAATCGTATTATTTAGCTAATATTCCAAAGAGGGTTTTACTGCAGGTCTTGATGCCAATAGGCCATTTAACTAAACCTAATGTTAGAGAATTAGCCAAAGGGTATAATCTTCATACGGCGAAGAAACCCGATTCTCAAGGCCTTTGCTTTGTTTCTCAGGATGAGAATAACTTTAGAAATTTTcttaatgaatatattgcaCCAAACCCCGGTAACATTATAACGGAAGATGGAAAGATATGGGGCCAACATCAAGGGTTATGGCACGCAACTATAGGCCAGAAACTGGGTATATCAATGCCTCAGGGGGATCCAAGATATAAGGGAATTTGGTTTATTAGCGAGAAACGGTATGATACAAATGAATTGGTTATTGTAAAGGGTAACAATAATGACCGTTTATTTAAGAAAGGACTCAAAGTAAAGGAGTGGAGTTGGCTTATGGACGACATTAGTGCTATTTCTGAGAAGTGTGAAGAGGGAAATTTGAGTGTTCAATATAGGTCATTACAAGAACctgaaataattaattcGATTAAAATACTGCAAAGTGATGTAGATATAGAATTAGTCAAGAAGGCAAGAGCAATGGCACCGGGACAAAATATAGTGTTGTACGAGGGAAATAGAGTTTTAGGATCTGGAATTTTAGAAGAAACATACTTATAG
- a CDS encoding DEHA2D04950p (similar to uniprot|P53153 Saccharomyces cerevisiae YGL085W), translated as MPPIPSEPENISLIHPKVLLLSAGVTTSLFLSYKFYKRYVRRIRNYLDLTPEILDRQTPLYGRVTRVGDGDNFRFYHTPGGILFGWGWLRHVPTKRQELKDETLMVRLCGVDAPERAHWGKPAQPYSEEALAWLKNYIFGRNVVVTPYSIDQYKRLVGRAQVWKWTGKKDISAEMLRNGLGVVYEGKIGAEFGDNESWYRKLEARAKWLRRGLWSLGSSMTTPGEFKKVHYRGDS; from the coding sequence ATGCCTCCAATACCGTCTGAACCAGAGAATATATCACTTATACATCCAAAGGTACTACTTCTTTCCGCAGGAGTAACGACTTCGTTATTTTTGTCGTACAAGTTCTACAAACGGTACGTTCGTCGTATTCGCAACTATCTTGATTTGACGCCAGAAATACTTGATAGACAGACACCGTTGTATGGGAGGGTGACTAGAGTTGGCGACGGGGATAATTTCAGATTTTATCATACGCCAGGAGGAATACTTTTCGGGTGGGGGTGGTTGAGACATGTTCCTACGAAAAGACAGGAATTGAAAGATGAGACGCTAATGGTAAGATTGTGTGGCGTTGATGCGCCAGAAAGAGCCCATTGGGGGAAGCCAGCGCAGCCATACTCCGAAGAAGCGTTGGCgtggttgaaaaattacataTTTGGGAGGAATGTGGTGGTTACGCCGTATCTGATTGACCAGTATAAAAGATTAGTTGGGAGAGCCCAGGTTTGGAAATGGACCGGTAAAAAAGATATCAGCGCAGAGATGCTTAGGAATGGACTAGGGGTAGTATATGAAGGGAAAATAGGAGCGGAGTTTGGAGACAATGAATCGTGGTATAGAAAATTGGAAGCAAGGGCGAAATGGCTACGTAGGGGTCTTTGGTCGCTCGGAAGTAGTATGACTACACCCGGCGAGTTCAAGAAAGTTCACTACAGAGGTGACTCCTAG
- a CDS encoding DEHA2D04884p (weakly similar to CA3507|IPF11375 Candida albicans), producing MDQYTYKELDERISGLELQLGIDNEITKNSNSTVISQLTQIQKMLNKFYDSNGELETLNRIISDLQIWDKIKEPPIELPTEKSVDKDVPNAECIPEATLDMKQKMVLMKYPAIKEAYNNLIQLSNIDVPKLVNYIDTSQEKTHNFSTDNYELLQRKQIIQDITNNFHLLVIKNMVVFEKYLNLMVRENKYWVSVDEQVQVLRKKLVGYENNHNEQNKY from the coding sequence ATGGATCAATATACGTACAAAGAATTAGACGAAAGGATAAGTGGTCTTGAGCTACAATTAGGcatagataatgaaataacTAAAAACTCAAATAGTACGGTAATATCGCAATTAACTCAGATACAAAAGATGCTAAATAAATTCTACGATTCAAATGGAGAATTGGAGACTTTGAATAGAATCATAAGTGACCTACAAATATGGGATAAGATAAAAGAACCTCCAATAGAACTTCCTACCGAAAAAAGCGTAGATAAGGATGTACCAAACGCAGAATGTATACCAGAAGCCACGTTGGATATGAAGCAAAAAATGGTGCTCATGAAATATCCTGCTATTAAAGAagcatataataatttgattcaattatCGAACATAGATGTTCCCAAACTAGTCAATTACATAGACACAAGTCAAGAGAAGACTCACAATTTTAGTACGGATAATTACGAACTTCTACAAAGAaagcaaataatacaaGATATAACCAACAATTTTCATTTGCTCgtaataaagaatatggTCGTTTTTGAGAAATACCTAAACTTAATGGTTCGTGAAAACAAATATTGGGTAAGCGTTGATGAACAAGTTCAAGTGTTACGGAAAAAGTTAGTGGGGTATGAAAATAATCACAATGAACAAAATAAGTACTAA
- a CDS encoding DEHA2D04972p (similar to uniprot|P38628 Saccharomyces cerevisiae YEL058W PCM1 Essential N-acetylglucosamine-phosphate mutase) — translation MSLQESLSQYLPKHPKPENLKFAYGTAGFRMKAKDLDYVNYTVGIIATLRSKYLKGKTIGVMVTASHNPPEDNGVKVVDPYGSMLETSWEAYATKLANSSHDDLGDNIQKICSELGIDLSQTSHTIIGRDSRDSSPALSDSTIDGIKSIPNSTYKDYGLNTTPQLHYLTRTINDANFGKSSEEGYYSKMATAFKAIYEISNNSEKLDITIDAANGVGAPKVTDLLQKCLSEEISFKLVNDAYTKPNLLNWDCGADFVKTNQKLPLNVNNPISNKLYASFDGDADRLICYYQNDKGEFKLFDGDKMSTLIALFFQQLFANINSEKLKLNIGVVQTAYANGSSTAYVENILKIPVRCTPTGVKHLHHEAEKFDIGIYFEANGHGTVTFSEEAEKKIFEYKADSSNVKETESIKVLQNLTQLINQTVGDAISDLLTILIIIHFLKLSPDDWDKAYTDLPNRLIKVVVPDRSIFKTTNAERTLVEPAGLQTKIDEIVSKYPKGRSFVRASGTEDAVRVYAEADTKENAVELSQLVGDLVK, via the coding sequence ATGTCCCTTCAAGAAAGCTTATCGCAATATTTACCTAAACACCCAAAGCCTGAAAACTTAAAGTTTGCTTATGGAACTGCTGGCTTTCGTATGAAAGCTAAGGATTTGGATTATGTTAACTATACAGTAGGTATAATCGCCACGTTACGCTCCAAATACCTCAAAGGGAAGACAATAGGTGTAATGGTTACGGCATCTCACAACCCTCCAGAAGATAATGGTGTTAAGGTTGTTGATCCTTACGGAAGTATGTTAGAAACTTCGTGGGAAGCGTATGCAACAAAGTTAGCTAATTCGAGTCATGACGACTTAGGTGATAACATTCAAAAAATATGTTCGGAGTTGGGTATTGATTTAAGCCAGACGTCGCATACTATAATTGGTAGAGACTCTAGGGACTCAAGTCCAGCGTTATCGGATTCTACTATTGATGGGATCaaatcaattccaaattcaaCGTATAAAGATTACGGATTGAACACTACGCCTCAATTGCATTATTTGACCAGAACGATCAATGATGCAAACTTTGGAAAATCGTCCGAAGAAGGTTACTATTCAAAGATGGCAACAGCATTTAAAGCTATTTATGAAATCAGTAACAACAGTGAAAAACTTGATATTACTATTGATGCTGCTAATGGGGTCGGTGCACCTAAAGTTACCGATTTGTTGCAAAAGTGCTTATCTGaagaaatttcatttaaattagTTAATGACGCCTATACTAAGCCAAACTTATTGAACTGGGATTGTGGGGCTGATTTCGTCAAAActaatcaaaaattaccGTTAAATGTTAATAACCCAAtctcaaataaattatacgCTTCATTTGATGGGGATGCGGACAGACTTATTTGTTACTACCAAAATGATAAAGGcgaatttaaattattcgaTGGGGACAAAATGTCAACCTTGATTGCGTTGTTCTTCCAACAATTATTTGCTAATATTAACTCAGAGAAATTAAAGTTGAATATTGGTGTCGTTCAAACTGCCTATGCTAATGGATCTTCGACTGCCTATGTGGAgaatatcttgaaaattccAGTTCGTTGCACTCCAACAGGTGTGAAGCATTTACATCATGAAGCTGAGAAATTCGACATtggtatttattttgaagcAAATGGACATGGTACAGTAACGTTCTCCGAAGAAGCAGAGAAAaagatttttgaatataaagCCGACAGCTCGAATGTAAAAGAAACTGAGTCTATCAAAGTCTTGCAAAATCTTACACAATTGATTAACCAAACTGTTGGAGACGCGATTTCCGATTTACTAACTATTTTAATTATCATccatttcttgaaattaagTCCTGATGATTGGGACAAAGCTTACACTGATTTGCCTAACCGTTTAATAAAAGTCGTCGTTCCGGATAGATCGATATTCAAGACAACAAACGCTGAGAGAACTTTAGTAGAACCAGCTGGATTACAAACGAAAATAGATGAAATCGTTAGCAAATACCCTAAGGGAAGATCATTTGTTAGAGCTTCTGGTACTGAAGATGCTGTTAGAGTCTACGCTGAAGCTGATacaaaagaaaatgctGTTGAATTATCGCAGTTGGTTGGCGATTTGGTTAAATAG
- a CDS encoding DEHA2D04994p (similar to CA5250|IPF1826 Candida albicans): MSSKFDNSPFHREGKSAYTKPKPKPKSKDSEFIQELVETGRANWKKAPKAVKTRYYGIYMIMFSIPVILIPSYEIYRRLEGKSTKRVQEGELLEGNEVRKFDEVEKWQVEKNSLMYKIFGRDFFLDGFTSRTMNPEKNNEKDSK; encoded by the coding sequence ATGTCTAGTAAGTTCGATAATTCGCCATTTCATAGAGAGGGTAAACTGGCATACACCAAGCCTAAACCTAAACCCAAATCAAAAGATTCAGAATTCATACAAGAGTTGGTGGAAACCGGAAGAGCCAACTGGAAAAAAGCACCAAAGGCTGTTAAAACTAGATACTATGGTATCTATATGATAATGTTTTCGATCCCAGTGATATTAATACCCTCGTATGAGATTTATAGAAGGTTAGAAGGTAAGTCGACAAAGAGAGTTCAAGAAGGTGAGTTATTGGAAGGTAATGAGGTACGAAAGTTTGACGAGGTTGAAAAATGGCAAGTAGAAAAGAACAGTTTGATGTATAAGATATTCGGGAGAGATTTCTTTCTAGACGGGTTTACCAGTAGGACCATGAATCCAGAGAAAAACAATGAAAAGGATTCAAAGTAA